Proteins co-encoded in one Scomber scombrus chromosome 14, fScoSco1.1, whole genome shotgun sequence genomic window:
- the LOC133993828 gene encoding 15-hydroxyprostaglandin dehydrogenase [NAD(+)]-like gives MALDGKIAVVTGAAMGIGKSMTEILLQNGAKVTLLDVNTSAGKSLKEALDKQYGREKTLFLSCNVGSDEQIQAAFQKIIETFGGIDIICNNAGILNESEWEKTVSINLLGVIRVTYLALEHMNKTNGGRGGVIVNTASLAGLGPLLSCPVYTATKHGVIGFTRAMAAASTASGYGVRFSALCPGFVQTNLCSNILDNLGQFSHLADATQKYVDQGVIKVSEVAKCLLELVTDETKNGEALMVTTNIKKYITFPTFTQ, from the exons ATGGCGTTGGATGGTAAAATTGCTGTGGTGACTGGAGCTGCAATGGGAATAGGAAAATCAATGACAGAGATACTGCTGCAAAATGGTGCTAAG GTAACTCTCCTGGATGTGAATACGAGTGCAGGGAAGAGTTTGAAGGAAGCCCTCGACAAACAGTACGGACGAGAGAAGACTCTGTTCCTGAGCTGCAATGTCGGGTCAGATGAGCAGATCCAAG CTGCCTTTCAGAAAATCATAGAAACCTTCGGTGGAATCGACATCATATGCAACAATGCCGGCATATTGAATGAGAGCGAGTGGGAGAAAACCGTCTCCATAAACCTT CTGGGTGTTATCAGGGTGACCTACTTGGCTCTGGAGCACATGAACAAGACCAATGGAGGTCGAGGAGGGGTCATTGTCAACACAGCATCCTTGGCAG GTCTCGGCCCTCTACTCAGCTGTCCCGTCTATACAGCCACCAAGCATGGAGTGATCGGCTTCACTCGAGCCATGGCG GCTGCCTCCACTGCATCAGGCTACGGTGTTCGGTTCAGCGCCCTTTGCCCAGGTTTCGTCCAAACTAACCTCTGCTCCAATATTTTAGACAACCTGGGACAATTCTCTCACCTGGCTGATGCAACACAGAAATATGTAGACCAAGGGGTTATAAA AGTGTCTGAGGTAGCCAAATGCCTCCTTGAGCTGGTGACAGATGAGACAAAGAACGGAGAGGCCCTCATGGtaacaacaaacataaaaaaatacattacgTTTCCCACTTTCACTCAGTAG